The window GGCACTGACAGGACTTTGTCCAGATACTTGTTAAACGGCAGCTCTTGCTCGTTGCCGATGCTGCGCCTGGATCGAATGTTGCATCCTGGGTCCAAGCACGGAGAGATTTCTATTCTGTGAAAGAATGATAGGGCGGGTTAGTTTTTAAAATGGGTGGAAAGTAAAAGTGAAGCAGAAATGCTCTCAAAATGCTCTCCAGTTACCTTTGGATATCAGTGTATGTCCTGCTAGGGTCCTtgtccagacacacacacagtgttcgATGCTCCATTGTCTTGATGCTGATGTTTTGAGTTTGGATTTTCTATCATTAAAAATTCAGAACATTTGACAGTTGCCTTCAGATTTGGTTACAGTACAACTGCATCGTATATACTATATTgacaaaagtattcgctcatctgccttcacaggcatattcaattcagttgagttttatttatatagtgccaaatcacaacaaccagtcacctcaaagcacaTTAAACTTGAGTgacagaagcacatttgtgaggtcagacactgatgttagaTGAGGATGCCTGgctcagtctccactctaattcatcctaaaggtgttctatcaggttgaggtcaggactctgtgcaggccagtcatgttcttccacaccaaactcactcatccatgtctttatggacctgctttgtgcactggtgtgcagtcatgttggaacaggaaggggccatccccaaactgttcccacgaagttgggagcatgaaattgtccaaaatgtcttcgtatgctgaagcattgagagttcctttcactggaactaaagggctgagcccaactcctgaaaaacacccccacaccataatccccccctccaccaaactttacacttggcacaatgcagtcagacaagtactgttctcctggcagcaACCATACCCAGACACCCAGAGTgctgaatcacacttctccatcagatggagaagtgtgattcatcactccagagaacacgtctccactactctagagtccagtgacgtggtgctttacaccactgcatccgatgctttgcattgcacttggtgatgtaaggcttggatgcagctgctcagtcatggaaactcattccatgaagctctgtaCGCACTGTTCTttagctaatctgaaggccacatgcaGAAAGTTGACGAGTTCTGTTCACTATGCAcgtcagcatccactgaccccactctgtgattttatgtagcctaccacttcatggctgagttgctgtcattcccaattgcttccactttgttataatctcACCAACAGGTGACTATGGAAAATATAGTAGTGATCAAATTTCACATctagacttgttgcacaggtagcatcctatcacagtaccacactggaattcactgagctcctgagactcattctttcacaaatgtttgtagaagcagtctgcatgcctacgtgcttggtttatacacctgtggccatggaagtgactggaacacctgaattcactgatttggatgggtgagtgaatacttttgtcaGTATAGTGTATAATGAGATAATTAGCCAATAAGCCAAGGCAGAAGAGAATGCCTTCTTACTGTGTTGTATGCTGGGTTCAAACTGTCAAATCTTGCTATCAGGTAATTCTCccctaaataaaacaaacagaatattaattttttttctcaaaaaaaaaaaaattgtatcacATTGAAATAAAGCGATCAACCAAAAAACCTGACGCTGAAGCTGCTGGCTCTGATGTAATCACCACACGCCATGTCATAGCCGCCTCTCCTTTAACATTTCTTTTGCTCATCGAGGTCTGTTGAGAACACAGTTCAGTTCAAGTCTGAGTCAGCGTATTACAGTGTTAAtgagtgtaaaaaaataaagggtgTACCTTTGTGTAACTGACTGAGAGAACCACTCCAAAGAGTTCCGCAGATGACTTCTTTTGACGCACAGAGGGTTCCTCTGTCAAAGACGAATTGGATCATGTCACCATTTGTTACCACAATCACGTCAATATCTGCACATGCACTGAAAGAGATTGACAGACGTACTCAAATGCTGGTCTTTAAGGTGTCTGAACTCTGGGATGTCGGCCTCCAGATGGGACACAAACAGCTCCTCCACTGAGGTTGCATCAGAGTTGCAAGGGGTCATCTAAACACAGTATATTTAATCAAACCAAAAAACTACATGTGTAGCATGAATAAATGATTGACAGCATCTGCCGGACTCCTCACTGATGTGAGCGCTGTGTttcaaccagaaaaaaaaaaaaagattaatgtcGTTAGTATTAAGCTGTGACATTTTAATCAGCTTGGAAGCAGTGAACAAGTTGGAAAGACATTTATACACTCAcaggccactttgttaggcacacatgttcaactgctcgttaatgcaaatatctaatcagccaatcatgtggcagcaactcagtgcatttaggcatgtagacacgaTCAAGAAGACCTGCTGAGGTTGAACCCGAGCATCAGAAGCGACGCGGCAGGGTCTGAGTATTTGGCTACACCAActgaagaccacactgggtgccactcctgtcagaacaggaaactgaggctacagttcacacaggctcaccaaaattaaacactgaaagagtgggaaaacgtttcctggtctgatgagtctcgatttctgctgcgacacTCAGATGGTAGGTTCAATATTtggcgtaaacaacatgaacGCATGGCTCCATCTTGCCTTGCATCAACAAACCAAAATCGCTGAGGGATGCTTCAGCATCTTGTTGACTCTAtttcacaaagaattaaggcagctctgaaagcaaaaggggaCACAGAGCAGTGTACCAAataaagtggccggtgagtTTATATGTGCATCACCAAAAGCTTATGAAGTTATTATTTACTGAGCTCAACGTTTTTATACTGATTCAGTCCACCTAATGGATCACGTCCAATACTGACTTCTCATTTTAGCTCAGATTTGTTTCATCCTAGCGcctaaaaaacagtttccaaAGATAACACTGTAAATTaatacaacatgaaagcatttaAACCCATTTACAAATGAGGAAATACACagtctttaaaaaattatatacaaattaattaaaaatcacattatttAGTGTCAGAAGagtcagagaatctggagaaagggacaaggctgaaaaccaGTTCTGAATGGCTGTGATCTTTGGTTCACTGTAAGTGAAGACAGGAAGATGTAACACAACACAGTGCCTACCTATTACCATAGGTAATATATAGAATTATAGATTAGTACAGCTTTAAGTAAAATTAACATACAATGTAAACAcactgttattttctttttaacctgAATTCTGAGCTACACCTGCGGTAATGTGATATTTCAGCTGCCGCTGCTGACACACAAAAACCCAACATCTCTTTGCATTCCACATTTGCATACATGTAAAACACAACATACTTGCATATGATAGCTCTGCTGTACCTTAACTGAATAGACCGGGAGGTTAACTGGCTGTGTCCCGCAGCGCAGGTAGTAACACATGGTGTCCAACAGGTAAAGGCTCAGCTCTGATGGTTTATTGTAAACAGGAGGCTGTACAAAGGGTAGACAGGATGAGATAAACTGCATTTATAGTTAATAAGATGTAATTCCTGCAGCTGGTTACCAATTCAGGTAGCGTGGGGATTGCAGCTCCCAGACTGCTAATGTTGACACTGTACCATGGATCCACTCTGTCCAAACAGGAGGCCAAAGACAATCTGCTGTCATCCTGTGAGGAATATTAGAGTTATGTAGTCTTCTGCAGTCACACCTGTCAGTGCTGCTTTGAATGAGACAGTGCAACTCACAGGTGAACTCAGTGAAGGCTCCACACCAGAGACCGGGATGTAGTACAACTGCAGGTCAAGTTTCTTGGTCAACATATTACGTTTGGACTCTTTCTCGctgcacaaaaaaacattttgagaaaGCTCAATTAaaagtgtgtgcacacacacacacacacacacacacgcacacacgcacacaccctcACCGTATGGCATAATAAGCCCTGGTGAGCCTTCCCAGCGTACAGTCGTTGCCCATTATCACCACTCGAGCCGTGCAACTTCGCTCCTCTTTTCGTAGAGAGGCGTTTCCAGTACCCACTTCAATCTTCTCCGTCATTAGAAACAGCTGGTCTAAAGACTGTCTTTTCCTCCAGGCATTTCTCCGTTCTTGTTGCTTTGGAGATCTGTCAGGATGCTGCTTTGTATCATCTGAGTCAGGCACCTTTAGATTTTTCATTATTCCACTGTCTCTTGAGAGCCTTTTTGAGCCAGAATTTAGGGTGAACTCTGCCAACAGATCCCCTTCAGGAAAGACAGATTTAATGCCAGTAAAGCTGCAACCTTGTAAGATCATAAATGTAAAGCATCAGATCCTGCTTGTTTGATGGACTCACATAGTATCGCTTCATCTTTCCACGTGAGGAACTTAATCTCTGGTAAAGGCATTGTAGTGCTGTACACAGGGCCTTCACCACCATTTATGATTTCTGTGAGACATGGGTGAAAATGAAGTGCCACATACCATCAAAATACTCTTATCACTGTTCATAATAACACATGCCATCACAGACTACACCCAAACCTTTGTTAGAGGCAGCCAGGATGCTTTTGTTTATCTGCTTCAGTTGGTTCAGATAGTGCCCACGACCACCCGGACCATCATTTAAACACTGGTTCACAGCTTGAACCACATCCTGGAAATATTCCTTCACAACATGGTCCTCTAAAACCTGAAAAGGtcagatcaaaaaaaaaaaaagacaagaaaagaaagtcATCATGTCTGCTTAAGAAAATCAAGGGAACGCATCAGAGCCTGATGAATGAAATCTTTACCACCAGGTATTGTGTAATTTGTTGAGAATGAAACTTTGACATCACTGTGGCTACATCTATCTTATACATATAGTGCATCTGATCATGGAACTTATTGGGATTCATTTTCTGGGGATCACTGCTGATTCTTTGTTTAATAATACAGCTTCACAGCTCTGAGTTTACCTCAAGAGCTTGAGCCAGTCTGGAGCTTTGGCAGGTCATTTCTAACCCCGTCTGTAGCACATGGAAAAGCACAGTTTTCTCCatagtttgtgtgtttctgagccAGCTCGCCACGTTCAGGTACGCTTTAACTGTAGCTTCCAGTGGAGCAGAAAACACAGCTGGGTCTGCAAGCACAAACACTCTGGAGGACACAAGCAAAGAGGACAGCAGGAGACAATAGTGTTGTGACATATAGTCTAAAGGTCATTTTAATACAGACTGGAGGTCTCTCAATATGTTATGCCTACTTTTCCCGCATGGCAAAATGCtcattcttcatattttgctctgCAATGACTCTCTTCAGATACAGAGATCCTGTTGAGGGAAAGGGTTCGTGTGGTGAGAGTGGGGGCTAATTTCAGTTTTCAAGATAAATGTGTGATGATATGCGATATACCTGGTGCAGTCATTTCCATCTTGATGCTCCTCAGAGTGTGCAGAGCCACAGTGGAGTACGGCGACGGCAGGATCAGCAGTTTCACCAAACACTCATACAAGTTCTGATAAAGGCTTTTATGAAGCGTAACACCCGACTGGATATGGAAATACAGAAGCCTGTTAGCCTGTGTCTGTACACTATTTACAGCCTCAAACAAACCTCTCTGCTGCTGGAGccctttttcatattttctcctTTGAGTCACTCGGGCATGTCTTACCTGAATGACCACATAGTAGAGAGTGTGCAGCACTGGGATGATAGGCATGTAGGTTTCTTTCTCATGGCTCTGCATCcatcagcaaaaaaacaaaacaaaacaaaacacacaaatctgtGCTTTCATTCACTTTGCACTTTTTCAggcagaatttaaaaaacaaaacaaactttaataacaaaactgaaaaaaaaatgcacaagctTTTGCATGTCTGGGTGCATTTTCAAGCTTTGAAAGTGGAGATGGAGAACAAACCTTAGAAACCTTTGTTAGCATCTCCTCCAGCTTTTTGACCAGAATTGGGATTAATGAAACACTGCAGGAAGGATTGTCTTCTACCTTCCTTTGGAGGCTCCATGCTAGCATTCCTGCACAGCAGACAGACAGTAGTTTgcttgcattatttatttttgcatttttggccacagcggcttttatcatcagtggagggagacaggaaatgggagaaagatacgggggaagacatgcaggcaaattggcgacaggctgggactcgaacccgcgccgcccgcaccgatCGCACCGCAACGgttgcatatgtatgtggttgccggcttcaccgctaagccacccaggcacacATTTGCTTGCGTTATCGCAAATAAGCGTGACTATGACCAAATCCTACTGTGTGTGAaaagtttttgaatttttcttgCTGAGATTTGGATGAAAGAttggggaagaaaggtggtcTGGTCAAACGGGCTGGACAGAGTATTTCAGTAAATGGttatctgctgggattttctcacacaaccatctctagggtttacttccaaggtatgcagaagatcATCTCTgtatgcacaacacatcaaaccttggagcagatgggccacagcagcagaatacCACAACGGGTGCCACTTCTGTTAGCTGAgaagaggaaactgaggctacagtttgcacaggATTGGAAAAAcatggcctggtctgatgagctttgatttctgctgccacatttggcataaacaacatgaaagtatggACCCATCCTGGCTTGTATCAGTAGCTACCTTTCTGGCTGTTCATGTCGTTGAAAAGATCCTGGACATCATCGCAGAGGCTGGATTCGAACGTGGAGGAGAGAGTCTCTTCGGctgttaaataaacacacacacacacacacacacacacacacacacacacacacacacacacacacacacacacacacacacacacactcagcaatgTTTGCATTCTGCAGACTCCAAGCATGGAGCTTTAACTAGAAAAACAAGCTACCTAAGAGGAAAGGAACCTCCATACCTGTGGGATCGACCATCTTTTC is drawn from Archocentrus centrarchus isolate MPI-CPG fArcCen1 chromosome 8, fArcCen1, whole genome shotgun sequence and contains these coding sequences:
- the pik3r6b gene encoding phosphoinositide 3-kinase regulatory subunit 6, translating into MVDPTAEETLSSTFESSLCDDVQDLFNDMNSQKGMLAWSLQRKVEDNPSCSVSLIPILVKKLEEMLTKVSKSHEKETYMPIIPVLHTLYYVVIQSGVTLHKSLYQNLYECLVKLLILPSPYSTVALHTLRSIKMEMTAPGSLYLKRVIAEQNMKNEHFAMREKVFVLADPAVFSAPLEATVKAYLNVASWLRNTQTMEKTVLFHVLQTGLEMTCQSSRLAQALEVLEDHVVKEYFQDVVQAVNQCLNDGPGGRGHYLNQLKQINKSILAASNKEIINGGEGPVYSTTMPLPEIKFLTWKDEAILWDLLAEFTLNSGSKRLSRDSGIMKNLKVPDSDDTKQHPDRSPKQQERRNAWRKRQSLDQLFLMTEKIEVGTGNASLRKEERSCTARVVIMGNDCTLGRLTRAYYAIREKESKRNMLTKKLDLQLYYIPVSGVEPSLSSPDDSRLSLASCLDRVDPWYSVNISSLGAAIPTLPELPPVYNKPSELSLYLLDTMCYYLRCGTQPVNLPVYSVKMTPCNSDATSVEELFVSHLEADIPEFRHLKDQHLKEPSVRQKKSSAELFGVVLSVSYTKTSMSKRNVKGEAAMTWRVVITSEPAASASGENYLIARFDSLNPAYNTKIQTQNISIKTMEHRTLCVCLDKDPSRTYTDIQRIEISPCLDPGCNIRSRRSIGNEQELPFNKYLDKVLSVPINTFSGVTI